A DNA window from Scylla paramamosain isolate STU-SP2022 chromosome 10, ASM3559412v1, whole genome shotgun sequence contains the following coding sequences:
- the LOC135104436 gene encoding lateral signaling target protein 2 homolog isoform X2: MEFLQEICEADEEGEASERETGTGGLFPGSQDHDASPKPATRLKEKRMNRPNHTNKGKQQRDRRKLREKRRSTGVVHLPSTESTGGSTGEDEELLSMTAETRRNTHYNEHPEKEKATPSSGDYHHHHHHHHHHHHHHSANQGSTPMADHKHKKFTSHRNKSPSDLEADDEDNQDYDSLTMSDSTLSLVQPASSAITTTHATTTHATTTHATTTHATTTHATTTLQATRPPANGRPATPTSESVDELLESAREENRRLLGLLEERDRRISSLESRLSILTGELTQASTERSNLRQENTALIRAMASLTAQ, from the exons ATGGAGTTTCTGCAGGAAATCT GTGAAGCTGATGAAGAAGGTGAGGCCAGTGAGAGGGAGACTGGCACTGGAGGTCTTTTCCCTGGGTCCCAGGACCACGACGCAAGCCCCAAGCCAGCCACCAGGCTtaaggagaagaggatgaacag GCCCAACCACACTAACAAGGGGAAACAGCAACGTGACAGACGAAAACTGCGAGAGAAGAGACGTAGTACTGGTGTGGTCCACCTTCCTTCCACTGAG TCTACTGGAGGGAGCACTGGTGAAGATGAAGAGCTTCTGTCCATGACAGCTGAGACCCGACGCAACACTCATTACAACGAACATCCAGAGAAGGAAAAGGCTACTCCCAGCTCAGGggactaccaccatcaccatcatcatcatcaccaccaccaccatcaccactcagcAAATCAAGGCTCTACACCAATGGCTGATCACAAGCACAAGAAATTCACAAGTCACAGAAACAAAAG CCCAAGTGACCTTGAAGCTGATGATGAGGATAACCAAGATTATGACTCCCTGACTATGAGTGACTCCACCTTGTCCCTAGTGCAGCCCGCCTCATcagccatcaccactacacatGCTACCACCACACATGCTACCACCACACATGCTACCACCACACATGCTACCACCACACATGCTACCACCACTCTTCAGGCTACACGTCCCCCTGCCAATGGCCGGCCTGCAACACCTACTTCAGAGAGTGTTGATGAA CTGCTGGAGAGTGCCCGAGAAGAAAATCGTCGGTTACTGGGTTTGTTGGAGGAGAGAGACCGCCGCATCTCCTCGTTAGAATCTCGGTTGTCTATACTGACTGGAGAGTTGACTCAAGCCTCCACTGAACGCTCTAATCTTCGGCAAGAGAATACAGCTCTAATACGGGCTATGGCATCTCTCACAGCTCAgtaa
- the LOC135104436 gene encoding lateral signaling target protein 2 homolog isoform X1 has protein sequence MASSSVSQEDVDLDFETSSRRSRIRTARARNINPPSRPGEADEEGEASERETGTGGLFPGSQDHDASPKPATRLKEKRMNRPNHTNKGKQQRDRRKLREKRRSTGVVHLPSTESTGGSTGEDEELLSMTAETRRNTHYNEHPEKEKATPSSGDYHHHHHHHHHHHHHHSANQGSTPMADHKHKKFTSHRNKSPSDLEADDEDNQDYDSLTMSDSTLSLVQPASSAITTTHATTTHATTTHATTTHATTTHATTTLQATRPPANGRPATPTSESVDELLESAREENRRLLGLLEERDRRISSLESRLSILTGELTQASTERSNLRQENTALIRAMASLTAQ, from the exons ATGGCCTCAAGCTCGGTCAGCCAGGAGGACGTTGACCTGGACTTTGAGACATCGTCACGCAGGTCTCGCATCCGCACAGCCCGAGCCAGAAACATCAACCCACCCTCCCGCCCAG GTGAAGCTGATGAAGAAGGTGAGGCCAGTGAGAGGGAGACTGGCACTGGAGGTCTTTTCCCTGGGTCCCAGGACCACGACGCAAGCCCCAAGCCAGCCACCAGGCTtaaggagaagaggatgaacag GCCCAACCACACTAACAAGGGGAAACAGCAACGTGACAGACGAAAACTGCGAGAGAAGAGACGTAGTACTGGTGTGGTCCACCTTCCTTCCACTGAG TCTACTGGAGGGAGCACTGGTGAAGATGAAGAGCTTCTGTCCATGACAGCTGAGACCCGACGCAACACTCATTACAACGAACATCCAGAGAAGGAAAAGGCTACTCCCAGCTCAGGggactaccaccatcaccatcatcatcatcaccaccaccaccatcaccactcagcAAATCAAGGCTCTACACCAATGGCTGATCACAAGCACAAGAAATTCACAAGTCACAGAAACAAAAG CCCAAGTGACCTTGAAGCTGATGATGAGGATAACCAAGATTATGACTCCCTGACTATGAGTGACTCCACCTTGTCCCTAGTGCAGCCCGCCTCATcagccatcaccactacacatGCTACCACCACACATGCTACCACCACACATGCTACCACCACACATGCTACCACCACACATGCTACCACCACTCTTCAGGCTACACGTCCCCCTGCCAATGGCCGGCCTGCAACACCTACTTCAGAGAGTGTTGATGAA CTGCTGGAGAGTGCCCGAGAAGAAAATCGTCGGTTACTGGGTTTGTTGGAGGAGAGAGACCGCCGCATCTCCTCGTTAGAATCTCGGTTGTCTATACTGACTGGAGAGTTGACTCAAGCCTCCACTGAACGCTCTAATCTTCGGCAAGAGAATACAGCTCTAATACGGGCTATGGCATCTCTCACAGCTCAgtaa